The Alkalihalobacillus sp. LMS6 genomic interval CCATTCTTTTAAATCAAACGTCTTTTCACCAGTTAAAAAATCAGTGAAAGAACCTTTTTGACTTTCAGGTAAAAAACCACCGTACTCATCAACAATTTGATTCCAGTACGCTTGCACTTCATCCATTTTTAATAAGTCGATTTGTTCCTCAACAAGTTCATTGATCGCCTCGTTCGGGTCTTCTTCAGCGGCGAATGCTGTCTGCTGAAAAACAGGAAAAAAAAGCATAAGAATGACAATGATAAAAGCGGCTTTGATTTTCAATTATGCTTGTCCTCCTTACGACGGGAGTAGAGCGAGTATCATCTCAATCACTGCTTTAATGATTGGAATCGCGAGAACGAGTATAAAAATCTTTCCAGCTAATTCAATTTTGCTCGCTATCGCTGCATGACCAGCATCCCGTGAAATTTGCGCACCAAATTCTGCAATATAGGCAATTCCAATGATTTTTAAAATTGTTTGCAAGTAAACTGTATGAATATTTGCTTGTGCGGCCAAGTCTTGAATAAGCTGAATCACACTCGCAATTTCATCTAGTAAAAATAAAAAGATGAGCGCGCCTACAAACATCGTTAACAGAAACGCAAAAACAGGCTTCTGTTCTTTCACAATTAAAGCTAAGAACGTGGCGATAAGACCTAAACCGACAATCTGTACGATTTCAATCGCTGATCCCCTCCGCTCTTCTTAAGCTTGAAATAAAAACACGCTTCTAATTTTTTGAAATAAATCATCGACAATCGTCGCCACCATATAAAGGACGACAACGAATCCAATTAACGTCACCCAGTGAGCCCAGTCTTCTTTTCCCATTTGTTTAAGTACTGTATGGAGCATGGCGACAATAATGCCAATTCCAGCTATTTGAAAGATTGTATTTACATCGTAGGCCACGTCACTGTTCCTCCTTTAGTCCATCTCCACTACATCATGAGAATGACGATTAACAAACCAGCTAAAACGCCTAATGCTTTATACATTTTCTCGTAACGCGCTTGGATGCTTTTCGCCTCTTCTTCATCTCTTTCTAAATGTGTCTGCGTAAGTTTTAACTGTTTTTGTTGATGAACCCTGTCCATCGTTCCAAGAGTCGCACCGAATTGTAGCAAGACCTCTTTTTCTTTTTCTTGTAAAGAAAGATCTTTCCACGTATCATGAATCGCTGTTTCCCATGCATCTTTTGCTGTCGCTTTCTTTTCCGCTAAACGGCGAGAAAACGTTGCAAATAAAGCGGCAACTGGACCTTTTAATTGCTCAGCAATATTTTGTGAAGCTTTTGCCAAAGGCGTCTGCCCGTACAACATCTCCGCTTCAAGAGACTGGAGTGCAGACCGTAGCTGGCGAATATGGCGCGGTCGCTCTTGTAATAAACGAGCTTGATAAAACCCGTATATAGTCGTACAACCGATAATTAAAAGTGCACCTAGCCATCTCATGATGGCTTAACCAATGTTGGTATTCGAATTTTATTAATCGCACCTGGATAGGGCGTGCGCCCGACTTCAACCACTCGATCAAACGCTTGTTCATTTAGAAGTTGTTTAAAAATTGGACGCTTATAGACTTCTTCAAATGAACGACCATGTGCAGTCGCCATTAAAACGACTCCTGCATGCCTTGCCTCTAGAATGGCATATGCATCTTCTTCTCGACCTACTTCATCCACAATCATGACTTGCGGCGACATTGATCGAATCATCATCATCATGCCTTCTGCTTTTGGACAGCCATCTAATACGTCTGCCCTTGTTCCTAATTCGTGCTGTGGAACACCGTTCATGCAGCCAGCTATCTCGGAACGTTCGTCAACAATCGCCACTTTGCTAGCAGGGATTCTTTTTGAGCCTGCACTTATATTTCGTGCTAAATCACGCAATAACGTTGTTTTACCAGTCTGAGGCGCCCCAACAATTAACGTATTTCGCCACCCTGTCTTGCTATCATAAAGTTCAGGAACAAGTTTATCGGACACACCTAACTTTTGTTTTGCGACTCGAATATTGAACGAACGAATGGGCCGAATCGATTTAACTCTCCCTTGATCAAGAATGGTTTTTCCAGCTAAGCCAACACGATGGCCCCCTTCAATCGTGATATAGCCTTTTTGAAGCTCTTCTTCGAATGCGTATAACGAGTACTCGCTTAACTGATTCAAAAAGAAATTTGCATCTTGCTCCGTGAAGCGGATTGAAGAAAACTGCGCATCATTTGCAAATAAACATTCAATCGGTTGGTGAATCCGCAACCGAATCTCTTCTATACTTTCATCTTTTACCATCATGTCTCTTACGTACGCCTCTACGTGTTCAGGCAGCAAATTAAGAATGGAATGCATCTGCTCTTCCCTCTCTTATGGAAAATCGTTTGACCTAAAATGTTTCATAGGTTTTGTATTACGTTATGTATAAGTAGACAAGTTCAGAACTCATCTTATCCAAAATAAAACGGCCTCCTGCTTAGGAGACCGTTTTTGTGAACGTATAGGATTGAAACATTTGCTCTAAAGGTCGTAGTCGTTTTAAAAACTTGTCATTTTCAATCAACTGTCCATTTACTTTTAACTGCACTGAATACTCTGGTAGTTGAATATGTGTATAGCAAGGGAAATGCCCCCTTAGCGACATTTGAATAATCGCGTGATGGGCTGTCGTCCCATCGGTTGTCATTAACGTAACAGCTGTCGTTTTATGCTGTTTAGGCATGTTACTTAACAAACGTTTTAATTGAAGATACGGTATTTTTTTTGCTGGAATAATAAAAAGAATGTGAGTCGATTCGGTCTTCCAATCATCCACTTCAGCTGCGGATAGCGTATCAAGCCGATGGCGTTCTACTGACGCAAATTTCTGTTCGACGTAGCTCGCTAAGCCCTCAGCTTGATGAGACTGACCTACGATCATTTTCGTTTTCATCACAAATACCCCTTTCTTATTATTCTTATCTACTTTATCGGAATTAATGTAATATTAGTTTACTCGATTCCATCTAAAGTTGCAACAAGAATATTCGTGTAATTTCTTCAAGCATAACCGATCATTTCTTGCTATACTAAAGCATAATGAATAAAAGTGAGTGTTGTACCGTGAATCATTTACCCTTAATTGAACGAAATATCGTCCTTGTAGGTTTTATGGGCGTTGGAAAAACAACTGTTGGTCGTTTACTTGCTAAAAAACTTTATCGTGACTTTATTGACATTGACGCTGAAATTGAGCGAACACAAGGCATGTCCATTCCTACATTATTTGAGCAATATGGAGAACCTTACTTTCGTCAACTTGAGAAAGACCATGTATTGCGTGAAAGTGCTGGAAAAATGAAAGTGATTTCCCTTGGTGGTGGTGCTTTTACTCAGGAAGACATTCGCTCTTATTGTTTAAAGCATTGTCTAGTCATCTTTCTTGATATTCGATTTGATTCTTGGCAAGATCGCATTCATATGCTAGCAGGGAATCGACCAATACTTAAAGGAAAATCTACGGAAGAATTACAAGAGTTGTACACAGCTCGACAGGAAGCCTATGCTCTAAACCACTCGCAAATGCATACAGACTCGTTAACGGCAGAGGAAGTTGCTCTGTATTTAAAAGAGTCGTTAATCACCGCATACGAGCTCGAAAAATAAGACGCGCTTAAAATAAAAAGGTTTACGCTAAGCGTAAACCTTTTTTCCTTATGCTCTAGAAACGTAAGACGAATTACGTGTATCAATAATCAGTTTATCTCCTTGGTTTACAAAGAAAGGCACTTGAACCGTTAAACCAGTTTCCACTGTCGCTGGTTTCGTACCACCAGAAGCCGTGTCCCCTTTTATACCAGGTTCAGTCTCGGTAACTTCAAGCGTTACTGTATTTGGCACCTCAACACCAAGCGTTTCGCTTTCAAACGTAATAACATGAACTTCCATGTTTTCTTTCAAGAATTTTAATTCGTGCTCGATTTGTTTCGTTGGTAGTTCTAGTTGCTCATACGTTTCGTTGTCCATAAATGTATGCATATCGCCACTTTCGTAAAGATACTGCATACGACGATTTTCGATATGCGCTTTGGCAACTTTTTCACCTGCGCGGAACGTTCTTTCCTGAACGGAGCCTGTACGTAGATTACGAAGTTTTGAGCGTACAAACGCTGCACCTTTTCCAGGTTTCACGTGTTGGAATTCCATAACTTGCCAAATGCCGTTATCCACTTCAATTGTTAAACCTGTTTTAAAATCGTTTACTGAAATCATTCAAAGTCCTCCATTTACGCGGTTATTTCCAATAGTTACTATACCACAGCTTTCTGAGTGTGTCTTCGCCTTTTCCATTTCCTTCTCAGAGCACGATCAAATCTTTTGCTGAATAATTTAAGCGCTCATTCCCTGATTCAGTAATGAGAATGTCATCTTCAATACGAACGCCACCAACGCCAGGTATATAAATACCCGGTTCTACAGTGACCACCATACCAGGTTTTAACACAACGTCTGACTTAAGGGACACACCAGGAGCCTCATGGACTTCCATTCCTAACCCGTGTCCAGTTGAGTGACCAAAATACTCGCCATAGCCTTGTTCGGTAATATAATCTCTCGTTAATGCATCCGCTTCTTTACCAGTCATTCCGGGTTTGATTTCATCAATCCCGCGCTGTTGCGCTACACGAACAATCTCGTAAATGTTTTTTAATTCCTCTGATACGTCACCGACTGCTAATGTTCGCGTTATATCCGAACAATAGCCATTATAATAGGCGCCAAAATCAAGCGTAACAAGTTCACCAGACTGAATCACCTTATCTGAGGCGACACCGTGGGGTAACGCTGAACGAGCTCCTGATGCGACAATGATGTCAAATGAAGAAGAAACGGCGCCTTGCTTACGCATAAACATTTCAAGCTCGTTTGATACATCGATTTCTTTTACACCTGGTTTAATGAACGTTTGAATATGTTCATATGCTTTTTCAGCAATCGCTGCCGCTTCTTTCATTGTTTCAATTTCTGCATCGGTTTTAAAGAGACGTAACGATTCAACAATGTTTTCCACAGGCACGAGTTCTACTTCTGCAAGGAACTCATCAAGCTGTTCATATTCTGCGTATGTAAGTTTTGTTTTTTCAAACCCTAGTTTGTTTAGTTGTAATGCGTTTACCTGAGTGAAAATTTCTTGCATTAACGTTCCCGTTTGCTTGACAATTTGAGCGTCTTTCACCTGAGATTCCGCTTGCTCAACATAACGAAAGTCTGTAATGAAGAGCGCCTTTGTTTTTGTAAGTAAAACCGCGCCAGACGTTCCTGTAAACCCACTAATATAGCGGCGGTTCACACTACTCATTACAAGAAATCCATCAAGATTGTATTCATTTAGCTTATTTTGTAGAGATTGAATAATCGTCATGCAATTCCCTCTTTTCTTTATCGTATAAGAAAATTGTAGCACAACTTTAACAAGCTTTAAACGGACTCACCCTGGGTCATCGAACTTTTTTGTTCAGCATACTCATAAGAAATGGAATAGCCAATAAATAATCCATAAATAATAAATAAACATAGCGTCGTGACAATTGTATTTAAAGAATAGCTTTGGACAGGATCTAAATCAACGATAAATGGATTTAGAATATAAAACAAAATCACCCAAAGTACGACTCCAAATCCGACGCCTGGCCACATACTATTTACCTTTTGTAAAAGAACTTTATATAAAAAAGCAATGCCTATTGATAGTACGGCAATGACAGCCATCCCTACTACTTGACCAGTATGACCAATTTTCCAATCTCCTAATGCCCATGGCAACAAGACAAAAGAAGGCCCTACTTCCGTTAAATGGAAATAATAACAGGCGTAGCCGACAAATGACCATATTAAGCCACCAAAAAAACCAATCAACACGACTTTCATTGGAAATCCCATCTGCTTCGTATCCATAATCTCTTTATCTGTTTTGTTCACTACTAAGACACCTCCAGTTCTAGGGTGTCCTAAAATAAACAAAACATGATTGGTTTATTCGGTTGTTTACAATTCTTTTTAAAAGCCATACTAAATAGAAATGAATCATAGACTTGATTGCACGGTGCCTAACACTTTATACTAAGAGTAGAAATAAACGACGTTTGCGTTACGCTATAGGAAGGGGATCGTTATGAAAAAATTATTTATGATTTTAGTGCCAATCATTTGCTTGCTGGCTTTTATTCAAATTCTTTCAAACATTCCTTACTTTTTAAGTGCGATCGGCGGAATGGCTTTATTTGTAGGCGTATTTTACTTAGGGTATCGCCTTTACCTATCTAAACGATATGGGACTCCAGTGAAAAAAGGGTCTTCTAAAGGGCCCAATCGGTCTCAAATCCGAAAAGCACAGCGAACAAGCACGGTGAAGCCGCCAACGAAAAAATCGATGCCCTCCTCTTCAAAACAACGAGACTTAAATCAAAAACAACTTAAAAAAGTACCAAAACGGCGTTCTTCTCCACACTTAACAGTCATTGAAGGGAAAAACGCTAAAAAAAAGAAAAAAGCATAGCGATGCTTTTTTCTTTTTTTATCCAGTCCAACTAGCTAGAAACTGTGCTGTTTTTTCTTTTCCTAAATCAATCATCGTTTGTTTTTCTTCAATCGTGACGTCAAAATCAGTCGACTTAATATGATCAATCGGAATGAAGACAATGTTTTTTGCATGCTCACTGCTAATATAGCGTGCATCGTGTGCATGGGTCATCGTCTCAAAAATCGCTTTATAAAGATCAAGGGCGTTATGAATATCGTTTCCATGCTTATCTCCATTTTGGGGGGCTAATTGAAACCCAATCACTGGCCTTCGGTAGCCACCTCGCTTACCATCTTTAAAAATCCACATTGGAAAATTACTTAACAAGCCGCCATCAACAATATACGAAGAATTGTTGCCAACCATTAGACTTTTTAACTTTACAGGTTCAAAAAAGAAAGGAATGCTGCAGCTCATCCGCACCGCCGTTGCAACACTAAAACGATTTGGATCAAGTCCATACTTAGGCAAGTCGTCAGGAAGAACAACCATTTGGCCTCTCGTTACATCCGATACAACAATTCTAAGTGAACCTGGAGGCAAATCATTAAAGGTCGCAACGCCTTTTTGGTGAAGCTGTTCCTTTAGCCATTCCTCTAGTCGATCTCCTTTATATAAACCCATTCGAAAATATAAATTTAGCCATTTGGCTATTTTTAACGGAACGAAAGCAAGCCGTTCATCTCGAAACGTCGATACATCTAATGAGTTTAATAAGTGATTAATTTCCTCACTTGTATATCCAGCCATTAAAAATGCAGCGACAATTGAACCTGCACTTGTACCTGCAATGCGCTCAAATTCTAGTCCACTCTGTTCTGCTTCCTCAATTGCGCCTACGAAGGCGAAGGCCTTTACCCCTCCGCCCGCAAAAACAGCATCCACCTTCAAGGCAATCCCTCCCTCTTAAAATGTATGTAGCAAGAGGGTTGGCTCATTTCTATAACGCAAAAAAAAGTGCATGGATTGTGATCCAAACACCTTTGTTGCACGTTTAATTCTCATTCTGATCGTTTTTCTTTTGAATATCTCGTAATGTCTCGATCCGACTTTCTTTTTCCTGAAAATATTGGACGAGGTCGCCAATTCGATCAATGGCATCCCAACTAATATGATGCTCGATTCCTTCTACATCTTGATAAATATGTTCATCGTTGACGCCAATAATTTTCATAAAGTCTTCAAGTAACTCGTGGCGATATACTAAACGTTTGCCAATTTTGTTTCCTTTTGCCGTTAATATTAAGCCTCTATATCGTTCATAAACAAGATAATCGCTTTTATCTAACTTTTGAACCATTTTCGTTACGGAAGAAGGGTGGACTTCAAGCGCCTCCGCAATATCAGATACACGGGCGTAGCCTTTTTCTTCAATCAACATATAAATTCGTTCTAAATAATCTTCCATGCTCGGTGTTGGCATAGACTCCCCCCAATCCAAAGCGGACAATATCCATTCTATCCTATCTTACTATAAAAGATGAGGAAGAACCAAGGAAGATTACGTGAAGTATTCAATTTTCGCTTGCGGAAAGAAACGGTCAATGTATTCGGTTAACGTGTCACGCAATTCACCTGCTTGTTGATCTTGATAAACATATTTGCCTCGACCGTAACGACCCCATTTGTATTTTCGTTCTTCTTCTTCCATCTCAAGCTTTGATTTTGGGTAGCGTTTTTGAATAATTCGCTTAGCGGTTTTCGTAAACCGATGTTGGATCATTTCAAACGTAAGGTCTTTTTTTGCATACGTAGGTAAGATTGCTTCTAAACGTTCAAACAGCTCAAGATAGCCTTCTTCCCACCCTTCATGCCAAATAATTGGCGCCACAATAAAGCCTAACGGATAATCCGCTTTTGCTACTTTTCCAGCGGCTTCAATTCTTTCTAAAAAAGATGAGGTTCCTGGCTCAAAGTATTTAATAACGTGAGCTGAGTTCACGCTAAACCGAAAGCGTGTATTCCCGTTATGTTTGGCATCAAGCAAATGATCAACGTGACCGTATTTTGTCACAAATCGAAGTCGACCGTGGTCACGCTCTCCCATGAATTCAATCGTCTTTTTTAACGAATGGGTTAAATGATCAATCCCAACAATATCAGATGTACACGCCGCTTCAAATCGCGTTGTTTCGGGCGCTCTCTCCTTAATATATGTTTCAGCTGATTCATAAATATCTTCTAGGTTCACATACGTTCGAATGTACGGTTTATCTCCAAGGGTCGTTTGCAAATAGCAATAATGACAATGTCCCATACACCCTGTTGCTAACGGGATTGCATATTCAGCCGATGGTTTAGACGTATCAAACTTTAACGTTTTCCGTACACCAATAACAAGAGTTGATTTTGCATTCCGATATTTTTGATTATCATTTTTGCCAGGAATATTTCTTACTTGATTGTGGGAAGTGGTTTCGCGAATTTCGACCCCTTCTGCTTTAAACTTTTCATATAATTGTTTTCCTAGTGGATAATCCAATGCTTTCGGCTCAATGTAGACGAGTTGTGGGTAAAACGGCTTCACAATTTAACTTCCTTTCCAACTTGAATAGTGTTAGCGTGCTTAAAAATAGACAATTTCATACAAAGCTTTTGCTCGATATTGACAAATTGTTAAGGATTACGGAAAATAATAAAGTAAATACGATAAAAAGTGAGGGCACCTTAATGACATACGTTCTCTTTAATGATTCAATCCTTGATGAAGCGGATGTAGCCATCTCATACAAAGACCGCGGCTACCATTTCGGGGATGGCGTCTATGAGGTCATCCGGGTTTATAACGAAGAATTTTTCACATTAGATGAACATATTGATCGTCTTTATGAAAGTGCAGCAAAGATTGAACTAGCGATCCCTTATGAAAAAGAAATTCTAAAAAAATTGCTTCACGACTACAAAACAAAAGTTCAAACCGTAAATGGATCCATCTACTTACAAATAACTCGTGGCGTAGCGGATCGAAACCACCTTTATACGAAAAACGAAGAACCAGTCATTCTCGGATTCGATTTACCTGATAAAGGGGTCAGCCAAAAACAAGAACAAGGTGTCGCTGCATACGTGACGGAAGATGTTCGCTGGTTACGATGCGACATCAAATCAATTAATTTGCTTGGCAACGTCATGGCAAAGCGAAAAGCATTCGACCATGATTGCGATGAAGCCATTCTTTATCGTGATACAGGGGTGACGGAAGGTTCATCTTCTAATTTATTTCTCGTAAACAACCAAACCCTTTATACACATCCTGCAAACAACCTCATTTTAAATGGGATTACGAGACAAGAAATAGTAGCAATTGCTTCTGACTTGGGACTCACTGTTATTGAAGAACCGTTTCCAAAAGAAGTGCTGTTACATGCAGAAGAAGCCTTCATTTCAAGCACTTCACTTGAAATTGTTCCTATTCATTCATTTAAAGGTGACATTGAAACGACGTTAAACGTTGGTCCAGTAACCAAAAAACTTCAGCACGCATTTCAAGAACGCGTTACAAAAAAAACAAACGCTTCCGTCTAGGATAGCGTTTGTTTTTTATAGAATGAAGTCGAAATGCCTTCCATCCAACGTGATGGAGCGCCAACCGTAAACAACGTAAGCTCATGCATCGCTCTCGTACAAGCTGTATAAAGATGAAGCCGTTCTTGTTCTGTTTGATAATTTTCATCTGAGGCGTTAAAAACGACGACCGTATCAAATTCAATCCCTTTTGCTAAGTACGTTGGCAATACAACAATACCGGTTTCATACTCGTGGTGATCTTCTGTTACGAGCTGAATTTGGAGCCACTCACTTAAAGCAGCGTGTGCTTTTTTCGCTTCTTGGGCCGTTTTTGTTAATACAGCTATCGTTTGATACCCGCTGTCTTGAGCCGCTTCAATCGTTTCCGCCATCGGTTGAATCATGGTCATTTGATTGCTTGCCTTTACAACAGTAGGCTGCTTGCCATCCCGATCAAACGGCTCCACTACTTCCGGTTTCGGCAAGAGCTCTCGACAAAATAACATAATCGGTTTCGTCGACCGATAGCTTTTATGAAATTCTATATACGTTGACTCTTGCGGCAGCCCCGTGCCTGACAAGAGATCTGCCGTTGTGCCAGTTTGGTGATTCAACGATTGCGAATAATCACCTACAATCGTGAAGCGAGCTCGAGGGTACAGCATTTGTAAATACATGAGCTGAAAGGACGAGTAATCTTGTGCTTCATCAATAAATACATGTTTAATCGATCGATTCACTCGTAATCCTTTTAACTGATCCAATAAGTACAAATAAGGTGCAGAATCTTCATAGAGCAACCGATTGTGCTTTAGTTCATGAACCGTAAAAAGAGCCACCTGAGAAAAACCCTCCACATTTGCATGAATGTCCGACATGAGAAATTGTTCATACATACGATCAATGTCTAAAAATGAAAACGAACGTACTTGTTTTTGAAGTGGGCGAAAGGCTTCTTTTACAATTTGTTTCTCAAGTAACTTTTCTTGTTGGTCTTCTAAATCAAACAGATCTTCATTTGGATACTTCCCATCAACTTGATGGTACGTCTTCATTAACGCTTCTTTATCAACTAACTCTCGCTCCTGCTCAACCCATTCACTGGATCGCTCTCTGCCTTCTTGTTTAGCTAGCTCCTTTAACAACCACTCCGCCGTTAATTTCAAACGATTTTGTAAAGAAACCTCGTTATTCAAACAATAAAAATACGTTTGGATGTCCGCTTTTTTTACAATCGTTCTTCCTTTAAAGCGTAAATCTTTAAAGAGGACTCCTTCCATTTGGAGGGCACCGATCCACTCATCTAACCGTTCTTTAAAACTCGGACTAGACTTTAACTCAATGCTTCGTTTACGCGTTCGAAAACGGTCGGTTTGTTCATTAGACAAGATGTATTCAAGTTGTTCAAAGTGATTTTCAACTGTAAATTTATGTCCTAAGCGTTTATATAAATACCCTTTTAACGTCTGCTGGGTCATGTTTTCTTCACCAAGTTCAGGCAATACGGTTGAGACATAGCTCGAAAACAGTTCATTCGGGGAAAATAAAATTAATTGTTGTGCGTCGAGCTGTTCTCTATGACGAAATAATAAATAGGCTGCTCGCTGCATCGCGACAGATGTTTTCCCGCTACCTGCTACACCTTGAACGATCAGAAAACGATTTTTTTCATTTCGAATCGCTTTATTTTGTTCTTTTTGAATCGTCGCTACAATGGTCTTCATTGACGTTGAAGCTTGATCGCTTAGCGCATCTTTTAAACGCTCATCGC includes:
- the spoIIIAD gene encoding stage III sporulation protein AD; the encoded protein is MEIVQIVGLGLIATFLALIVKEQKPVFAFLLTMFVGALIFLFLLDEIASVIQLIQDLAAQANIHTVYLQTILKIIGIAYIAEFGAQISRDAGHAAIASKIELAGKIFILVLAIPIIKAVIEMILALLPS
- the spoIIIAC gene encoding stage III sporulation protein AC, with translation MAYDVNTIFQIAGIGIIVAMLHTVLKQMGKEDWAHWVTLIGFVVVLYMVATIVDDLFQKIRSVFLFQA
- the spoIIIAB gene encoding stage III sporulation protein SpoIIIAB, which gives rise to MMRWLGALLIIGCTTIYGFYQARLLQERPRHIRQLRSALQSLEAEMLYGQTPLAKASQNIAEQLKGPVAALFATFSRRLAEKKATAKDAWETAIHDTWKDLSLQEKEKEVLLQFGATLGTMDRVHQQKQLKLTQTHLERDEEEAKSIQARYEKMYKALGVLAGLLIVILMM
- the spoIIIAA gene encoding stage III sporulation protein AA, with amino-acid sequence MHSILNLLPEHVEAYVRDMMVKDESIEEIRLRIHQPIECLFANDAQFSSIRFTEQDANFFLNQLSEYSLYAFEEELQKGYITIEGGHRVGLAGKTILDQGRVKSIRPIRSFNIRVAKQKLGVSDKLVPELYDSKTGWRNTLIVGAPQTGKTTLLRDLARNISAGSKRIPASKVAIVDERSEIAGCMNGVPQHELGTRADVLDGCPKAEGMMMMIRSMSPQVMIVDEVGREEDAYAILEARHAGVVLMATAHGRSFEEVYKRPIFKQLLNEQAFDRVVEVGRTPYPGAINKIRIPTLVKPS
- a CDS encoding shikimate kinase — protein: MGVGKTTVGRLLAKKLYRDFIDIDAEIERTQGMSIPTLFEQYGEPYFRQLEKDHVLRESAGKMKVISLGGGAFTQEDIRSYCLKHCLVIFLDIRFDSWQDRIHMLAGNRPILKGKSTEELQELYTARQEAYALNHSQMHTDSLTAEEVALYLKESLITAYELEK
- the efp gene encoding elongation factor P → MISVNDFKTGLTIEVDNGIWQVMEFQHVKPGKGAAFVRSKLRNLRTGSVQERTFRAGEKVAKAHIENRRMQYLYESGDMHTFMDNETYEQLELPTKQIEHELKFLKENMEVHVITFESETLGVEVPNTVTLEVTETEPGIKGDTASGGTKPATVETGLTVQVPFFVNQGDKLIIDTRNSSYVSRA
- a CDS encoding Xaa-Pro peptidase family protein, translated to MTIIQSLQNKLNEYNLDGFLVMSSVNRRYISGFTGTSGAVLLTKTKALFITDFRYVEQAESQVKDAQIVKQTGTLMQEIFTQVNALQLNKLGFEKTKLTYAEYEQLDEFLAEVELVPVENIVESLRLFKTDAEIETMKEAAAIAEKAYEHIQTFIKPGVKEIDVSNELEMFMRKQGAVSSSFDIIVASGARSALPHGVASDKVIQSGELVTLDFGAYYNGYCSDITRTLAVGDVSEELKNIYEIVRVAQQRGIDEIKPGMTGKEADALTRDYITEQGYGEYFGHSTGHGLGMEVHEAPGVSLKSDVVLKPGMVVTVEPGIYIPGVGGVRIEDDILITESGNERLNYSAKDLIVL
- a CDS encoding YqhR family membrane protein, with product MNKTDKEIMDTKQMGFPMKVVLIGFFGGLIWSFVGYACYYFHLTEVGPSFVLLPWALGDWKIGHTGQVVGMAVIAVLSIGIAFLYKVLLQKVNSMWPGVGFGVVLWVILFYILNPFIVDLDPVQSYSLNTIVTTLCLFIIYGLFIGYSISYEYAEQKSSMTQGESV
- a CDS encoding patatin-like phospholipase family protein, producing the protein MKVDAVFAGGGVKAFAFVGAIEEAEQSGLEFERIAGTSAGSIVAAFLMAGYTSEEINHLLNSLDVSTFRDERLAFVPLKIAKWLNLYFRMGLYKGDRLEEWLKEQLHQKGVATFNDLPPGSLRIVVSDVTRGQMVVLPDDLPKYGLDPNRFSVATAVRMSCSIPFFFEPVKLKSLMVGNNSSYIVDGGLLSNFPMWIFKDGKRGGYRRPVIGFQLAPQNGDKHGNDIHNALDLYKAIFETMTHAHDARYISSEHAKNIVFIPIDHIKSTDFDVTIEEKQTMIDLGKEKTAQFLASWTG
- the mntR gene encoding transcriptional regulator MntR — encoded protein: MPTPSMEDYLERIYMLIEEKGYARVSDIAEALEVHPSSVTKMVQKLDKSDYLVYERYRGLILTAKGNKIGKRLVYRHELLEDFMKIIGVNDEHIYQDVEGIEHHISWDAIDRIGDLVQYFQEKESRIETLRDIQKKNDQNEN
- the splB gene encoding spore photoproduct lyase gives rise to the protein MVKPFYPQLVYIEPKALDYPLGKQLYEKFKAEGVEIRETTSHNQVRNIPGKNDNQKYRNAKSTLVIGVRKTLKFDTSKPSAEYAIPLATGCMGHCHYCYLQTTLGDKPYIRTYVNLEDIYESAETYIKERAPETTRFEAACTSDIVGIDHLTHSLKKTIEFMGERDHGRLRFVTKYGHVDHLLDAKHNGNTRFRFSVNSAHVIKYFEPGTSSFLERIEAAGKVAKADYPLGFIVAPIIWHEGWEEGYLELFERLEAILPTYAKKDLTFEMIQHRFTKTAKRIIQKRYPKSKLEMEEEERKYKWGRYGRGKYVYQDQQAGELRDTLTEYIDRFFPQAKIEYFT
- the dat gene encoding D-amino-acid transaminase, with protein sequence MTYVLFNDSILDEADVAISYKDRGYHFGDGVYEVIRVYNEEFFTLDEHIDRLYESAAKIELAIPYEKEILKKLLHDYKTKVQTVNGSIYLQITRGVADRNHLYTKNEEPVILGFDLPDKGVSQKQEQGVAAYVTEDVRWLRCDIKSINLLGNVMAKRKAFDHDCDEAILYRDTGVTEGSSSNLFLVNNQTLYTHPANNLILNGITRQEIVAIASDLGLTVIEEPFPKEVLLHAEEAFISSTSLEIVPIHSFKGDIETTLNVGPVTKKLQHAFQERVTKKTNASV